CCCGATCCCGTTTCCGAATTGCTCGAACAGATCGAGCGGGCTCTCGATCAGTCCACCCAACTCCCGGCCGACTGCCCGGATCGTCTGCGTGAATCGATGCGGTACAGTCTGCTCGCGGGCGGTAAGCGGCTTCGCCCTGTGCTGACATTACTCGCCTGTCGCACCTGTGGAACCGATCCGTTACAGGCCATGCCGGCCGCCATCGCCCTGGAAATGGTTCACACCTATTCGCTGATTCACGATGACCTGCCGGCCATGGACGACGACGCTCTCCGCCGCGGACGTCCGACGAATCATGTCCAGTTTGGAGAAGCGACCGCGATTCTCGCCGGAGATGGACTGCTGACGCACGCGTTCTACACCATCACTTCAGGGCTCGGCGATTCGCGACACGCGGCAGCCTGTTGCCGTGAATTGGCCGAAGCCGCTGGAGCCACAGGAATGGTCGGCGGACAGCAGGCGGATCTGGAAGCTGAAACGGCTGCTCCCGGAGCACTCGGATTCGCGGACCTGCTGGAGATTCATCGGCGAAAAACCGGGTGTCTGATCCGTTGTGCACTTCGGATGGGAGCAATCGTCGCGGATGCGTCAGAACGGCAATTTGCGGCCTTGACGAAATACGGGGAGGCAATCGGCCTGGCCTTTCAGATTGCCGATGATGTGCTCGATCGCACTGGAACACAGGAAAAAATGGGGAAACAGGTCGCTAAAGACGATTCCCACTCGAAACTCACCTTTCCCGCGTTGCTCGGGCTGGACGAAAGTCGGGCGCGAGCTGAACAACTGGTTGCTGATGCGATTGCCGCTCTCGACATTTTTGAGAACGAAACCACTGCATTAAGGTCGCTGGCTCGATATAGTATTGTCAGAGACCACTGACGACGGTTTTCCCACCTGAGATGACAACTTTGACCGCAGGGCAGGAGTGACGTTGCCGTACGCGAGTCTCTCTTCTGCCTCTATTGAAATCGGATTCCGAAGTGATGGATTACGAACTCCT
The genomic region above belongs to Rubinisphaera margarita and contains:
- a CDS encoding polyprenyl synthetase family protein → MHLFPDPVSELLEQIERALDQSTQLPADCPDRLRESMRYSLLAGGKRLRPVLTLLACRTCGTDPLQAMPAAIALEMVHTYSLIHDDLPAMDDDALRRGRPTNHVQFGEATAILAGDGLLTHAFYTITSGLGDSRHAAACCRELAEAAGATGMVGGQQADLEAETAAPGALGFADLLEIHRRKTGCLIRCALRMGAIVADASERQFAALTKYGEAIGLAFQIADDVLDRTGTQEKMGKQVAKDDSHSKLTFPALLGLDESRARAEQLVADAIAALDIFENETTALRSLARYSIVRDH